A single genomic interval of Neisseria leonii harbors:
- the argS gene encoding arginine--tRNA ligase translates to MKLHQTLSRDIEAAFEAAGIAGSPIVLQPAKNADFGDFQINGVMGAAKKNGRNPRELAQQVADALAAGSLIETAEVAGPGFINLRLSGAFLAAETEKARQDRFGIAPAAEPQRVVIDYSSPNLAKEMHVGHLRSSIIGDSIARILGFLGHEVIRQNHVGDWGTQFGMLVAYMVEQQKDNAAFELADLEQFYRAAKVRFDEDAAFADTARDYVVKLQGGDEAVSALWRQFVAISLGHAQQVYDTLGLLLTPDDVAGESVYNSDLQAVVDDLAAKGLAVEDDGAKVVFLDEFKNQDGEPAAFIVQKKGGGFLYASTDLACMRYRVGRLKADRLLYVVDTRQKLHFEQLFTASRKAGYLPEAVSAEFIGFGTMMGKDGKPFKTRSGDTVKLADLLDEAVERATALVKEKNPDLSETQAAAIGRTVGIGAVKYADLSKNRTSDYVFDWDNMLSFDGNTAPYLQYAYTRVQSVLRRAGEWNRTAAVALNEPLEKQLALELLKFEDVLNSAAQTSYPHYLAAYLYQVATLFSRFYEACPILKAEGAVRDSRLGLAELTGRTLQTGLELLGIQTLDVM, encoded by the coding sequence ATGAAACTACATCAAACCCTTTCCCGAGACATCGAAGCCGCATTTGAAGCGGCAGGCATTGCGGGCAGCCCGATTGTCTTGCAGCCGGCGAAAAATGCCGATTTCGGCGATTTCCAAATCAACGGCGTGATGGGGGCGGCGAAAAAAAACGGCCGCAACCCGCGCGAACTGGCGCAGCAGGTCGCCGATGCCTTGGCGGCGGGCAGCCTGATTGAAACGGCCGAAGTGGCCGGCCCGGGCTTTATCAACCTGCGCCTGTCGGGTGCATTTTTGGCGGCGGAAACGGAAAAGGCGCGCCAAGACCGTTTCGGTATCGCGCCCGCTGCCGAACCGCAGCGCGTGGTGATCGACTACTCCTCGCCCAATCTGGCCAAAGAAATGCACGTCGGCCACCTGCGTTCCAGCATCATCGGCGACAGCATCGCCCGCATCCTCGGTTTTCTGGGGCATGAAGTCATCCGCCAAAACCATGTCGGCGACTGGGGAACGCAGTTCGGTATGCTGGTGGCCTATATGGTGGAACAGCAGAAAGATAATGCCGCTTTCGAGCTGGCCGATTTGGAGCAGTTTTACCGTGCGGCCAAAGTGCGTTTCGACGAAGATGCCGCTTTTGCCGATACCGCGCGCGATTATGTGGTGAAACTGCAAGGCGGCGATGAAGCCGTATCGGCATTGTGGCGGCAGTTTGTCGCCATTTCGCTCGGCCACGCGCAGCAGGTTTACGACACGCTCGGCCTGCTGCTCACGCCTGACGATGTGGCGGGCGAATCGGTGTACAACAGCGATTTGCAGGCGGTGGTCGATGATTTGGCCGCCAAAGGGCTGGCGGTGGAAGACGACGGCGCGAAAGTGGTGTTTCTCGACGAATTTAAAAATCAGGACGGCGAACCGGCGGCCTTTATCGTACAGAAAAAGGGCGGCGGCTTTCTTTATGCCTCAACCGATTTGGCCTGTATGCGCTACCGTGTCGGCCGTCTGAAAGCAGACCGCCTGCTGTATGTGGTCGATACGCGCCAGAAACTGCATTTCGAGCAGCTTTTTACCGCCTCGCGAAAAGCGGGCTACCTGCCTGAAGCGGTGTCGGCCGAGTTTATCGGCTTCGGCACCATGATGGGCAAAGACGGCAAGCCGTTCAAAACCCGTTCGGGCGATACGGTCAAACTGGCCGACCTGCTGGATGAAGCGGTAGAGCGTGCGACCGCATTGGTCAAAGAAAAAAATCCCGATCTGTCCGAAACCCAGGCGGCCGCCATCGGCCGCACAGTGGGCATCGGCGCGGTGAAATATGCCGATTTGAGCAAAAACCGCACCAGCGATTATGTGTTCGACTGGGACAATATGCTCTCGTTCGACGGCAATACCGCGCCTTATCTGCAATATGCCTACACGCGCGTGCAAAGCGTGTTGCGCCGTGCGGGAGAATGGAACCGCACCGCCGCCGTTGCCCTGAACGAACCTTTGGAAAAACAGCTGGCCTTGGAGCTGCTGAAATTTGAAGATGTGCTGAACAGCGCGGCGCAAACGTCTTATCCGCATTATCTGGCGGCTTATCTGTATCAGGTGGCGACGCTGTTTTCCCGTTTCTACGAAGCCTGCCCGATACTCAAAGCCGAAGGTGCGGTACGCGACAGCCGTTTAGGCTTGGCCGAGCTGACCGGCCGCACCCTGCAAACTGGCTTGGAACTGCTGGGGATTCAAACGCTGGACGTGATGTAG